Proteins encoded within one genomic window of Mycolicibacterium monacense:
- a CDS encoding helix-turn-helix domain-containing protein, producing the protein MDELSILQATRLKGRVSPEALAATLNRDQATVTVAIAELGEAGLLVEGKSIRLTPAGRERLNDLLAEERLGVDASAISHTYNEFRDVNARFKSLVSEWQLKGGEPNTHEDADYDADVLARLERVHDAVLPIIGSAAEQLPRLSAYADKLSTAMERVSAGETTWFTRPIIDSYHTVWFELHEELILAAGLTRDQEAKAGAAE; encoded by the coding sequence ATGGATGAACTGAGCATTTTGCAAGCGACGCGGCTCAAGGGCCGGGTCAGCCCGGAAGCCTTGGCGGCGACGCTGAACCGCGACCAGGCGACCGTGACGGTGGCCATCGCCGAACTCGGCGAGGCGGGTCTGCTCGTCGAGGGCAAGTCCATCCGGCTGACACCGGCGGGTCGCGAGCGACTCAACGACCTGCTGGCTGAGGAGCGCCTGGGCGTCGACGCCTCTGCGATCTCGCACACGTACAACGAGTTCCGCGATGTGAATGCCCGGTTCAAGTCGCTCGTGTCGGAGTGGCAGCTCAAGGGCGGAGAGCCGAACACCCACGAGGATGCCGACTACGACGCCGATGTGCTCGCCAGGCTCGAGCGGGTGCACGACGCCGTGCTGCCGATCATCGGCTCGGCCGCCGAGCAACTTCCTCGGCTGAGCGCCTACGCCGACAAGCTCTCCACGGCGATGGAGAGGGTATCCGCCGGGGAGACGACATGGTTCACCCGACCAATCATCGACTCGTACCACACAGTGTGGTTCGAACTGCATGAAGAACTGATACTGGCCGCCGGGTTGACCCGCGACCAGGAAGCCAAAGCCGGTGCTGCCGAATAG
- a CDS encoding pyruvate, phosphate dikinase, whose protein sequence is MLRTVTQVMGENVPPYLRPPVVLLDGHCPLPREVLGNKGHGLNLMRRLGLPVPPAFCLTTDVCAQFLAGEDHVLDRIWPDVLDNLRWLEHETARTFGQGPRPLLVSVRSGAAQSMPGMLDTVLDLGIDDDVESALAQEATPQFAADTRNRFRAMYQRIVLDDDESEPVPDNPFLQLRGAIAAVFRSWHSARAEAYRRHHGLGDGGGTAVVVQAMVFGNLSRDSGTGVLFTRNPMTGANEPFGEWLPRGQGEDVVSGSYDCEPLSALREQQPGVYADLMTAAETLEDLGRDVQDIEFTVEEGRLWLLQTRAAKRSAQAAVRLALTLLDEGRIEEDEALRRVTPVHVQTLLSPSLQPETRLAAPLLAKGLPACPGVASGRAYTDVDAALDAADNDEDVILVRTSTSPDDVAGMLAARAIVTQIGGATSHAAVVSREIGRPAVVGCGAGVTAALDGRLITVDGNAGEVREGVLPLTAWSEADSPDLRRLADIARRRSPLRAHRAGDYPVLPAGSDAAVRDALAAGHADVVSTTPLITMLTALRLVG, encoded by the coding sequence ATGCTACGGACTGTGACACAGGTCATGGGTGAGAACGTGCCGCCGTACCTCCGGCCGCCGGTAGTGCTCCTCGACGGCCACTGCCCGTTGCCCCGCGAGGTGCTGGGCAACAAGGGCCATGGACTCAATCTGATGCGCCGGCTCGGGCTGCCGGTGCCGCCTGCTTTCTGTCTCACCACCGATGTGTGCGCGCAGTTCCTCGCCGGTGAGGACCACGTGCTGGACCGCATCTGGCCCGACGTGCTCGACAATTTGCGCTGGCTGGAACATGAAACGGCACGCACCTTCGGTCAGGGCCCTCGGCCGCTGCTGGTCAGCGTGCGCTCCGGTGCGGCTCAGTCGATGCCCGGGATGCTCGATACCGTGCTGGACCTCGGCATCGACGACGACGTCGAGAGCGCACTGGCGCAGGAGGCGACACCGCAGTTCGCCGCGGACACCCGCAACCGGTTCCGCGCCATGTACCAACGAATCGTCCTCGACGACGACGAGTCCGAACCGGTGCCCGACAACCCGTTCCTGCAACTGCGCGGCGCGATCGCCGCGGTCTTCCGCTCCTGGCACAGCGCCCGGGCCGAGGCCTATCGCCGGCACCACGGACTGGGCGACGGTGGTGGCACGGCTGTCGTCGTACAAGCGATGGTGTTCGGCAACCTCAGCCGCGACTCGGGCACCGGGGTGCTGTTCACGCGCAATCCGATGACCGGCGCCAACGAGCCGTTCGGTGAATGGTTGCCGCGCGGTCAGGGCGAGGACGTGGTGTCGGGCAGCTACGACTGCGAACCGCTCAGCGCGCTGCGCGAGCAACAGCCTGGCGTGTACGCCGACCTCATGACGGCGGCCGAAACTCTCGAGGACCTCGGCCGCGACGTACAGGACATCGAATTCACGGTCGAAGAAGGCAGGCTCTGGCTGCTGCAGACCCGCGCCGCCAAACGGTCGGCCCAGGCCGCCGTGCGGCTGGCCCTGACACTCCTCGACGAGGGGCGCATCGAGGAAGACGAAGCGCTTCGGCGTGTCACGCCGGTGCACGTGCAGACCTTGTTGTCGCCGTCGCTTCAGCCCGAAACCCGGCTCGCCGCACCGCTCTTGGCCAAGGGGTTGCCCGCGTGCCCAGGAGTGGCGTCAGGCCGCGCCTACACCGACGTCGACGCCGCGCTCGATGCCGCCGACAACGACGAGGATGTCATCCTGGTCCGCACCTCGACCAGTCCCGACGACGTTGCGGGCATGCTGGCCGCACGTGCCATCGTGACCCAGATCGGCGGCGCCACCTCCCATGCCGCGGTGGTCAGCCGCGAGATCGGCAGGCCGGCGGTCGTCGGCTGCGGCGCCGGCGTGACGGCCGCCCTTGACGGCCGGTTGATCACCGTCGACGGCAATGCGGGCGAGGTGCGAGAGGGCGTGCTGCCCCTCACCGCGTGGTCGGAGGCCGACAGCCCCGACCTGCGTCGGCTCGCCGATATCGCGCGCAGGCGCAGCCCGCTTCGCGCGCACCGCGCAGGTGACTATCCGGTACTGCCGGCCGGCTCCGATGCCGCGGTGCGCGATGCGTTGGCCGCCGGCCACGCCGACGTGGTGTCGACGACTCCACTGATCACCATGCTGACGGCGTTACGGCTCGTCGGCTGA
- a CDS encoding ferredoxin yields MRVRLEQSKCVGHAQCYAVDPELFPIDDSGYCILEEREVRPEDEQLTRDGVAACPELALVLEED; encoded by the coding sequence ATGAGGGTTCGTCTCGAACAGTCGAAGTGCGTCGGGCACGCGCAGTGCTACGCCGTCGATCCGGAGCTGTTCCCCATCGACGACTCGGGTTATTGCATTCTCGAGGAACGCGAGGTACGGCCCGAAGACGAGCAGCTCACCCGCGACGGCGTCGCCGCCTGTCCGGAACTCGCGCTGGTTCTCGAGGAGGACTGA